Genomic DNA from Porites lutea chromosome 4, jaPorLute2.1, whole genome shotgun sequence:
AAAATCATCTTGGAAAATTGAATTTCTAGAATATTTACTGTCGATAAACAATGATATCCGGCAACAGATTTCTGTGATTAAGTTCGCCAAAGGGGTTCAGCGATGCTCATTTTCGAGTTCTTTCGTGGCAGATGCTATTTAGGCTGGAATGCAGAAGTGTCAAACACACAAAACTCTGTGACAATATTTTGGTGAGATCGGGTGTACAATATGCCATATTTGATTCCATTTCAGCAATTTACAAGAAAAAAGGCTGGAAAAAAGGAATCATTCAGCGTTGTTTGGACAATTTCATTGAGGCCTTTTTAATAATCAGTTGCCTTTCCAGACCTTTCCACATTATTTCCGAAAGCTTTTTGCCTTGGTTGATAGATCAGAAATCAATCAACTGTTAAGCCGACCTTTTCAAGATCACTTGGTAATCTTAACAAGCTGTCGAGCTTCATCTTTAAGAGGAGACTTAAATGTCGTTCTTGGAATGCACCCATGTCTACACTGTCTGTAAGCTCTTTACACATAACGCTTTCTACTGCTGGTAAAATCATTCATACGCGCGCAGAACGTCAATTTTCTCAAGATTGGGACGGAAAATACACGACTTGTGCTTAAAAAGTTCCAATTTAAGGGCAAAGTGGAGAGTAACTAGTCAATTGAGCTGCAGCGATTAAGAAGAAATCGATCCTACTCATGCTCAATTAGGGCTTTATCAGCAAAACCGACCAAGTcaataaagaagaaagaattgTTTGTTATGGCTTTTCATTGGTCGTTAATCCgattgtcaaaatttttaattacCGCTATCTGAGCCCAAATCGCTTTGCTTAATAGATAAACGCGCAATTGTTCACACGGAGCAGCTCAAGTCTCTTGAGTGTTTGAATTTTGGGAGCTTTTTAACGTGAATTTAGTCCCCGGAGGCGGTCTGTTGATGGCTTTCTCACCAGAAGATAAACATTAAGTGATTTTCAAAGCGCCTCAGTTAAACGTTAGGTGTAATGTTTCTCACATTTGTTTATCTTTGTGATCAACGCTTTGTTTGAAGTTAAGCCAACTCAAAGAAGCCGCTAAATGGCTTAACACAATAGCTCCACTGGAGACGAAAGattatatattttattaatCGATTGCACATGGTTGAAATTGCTTGAGAAGCAGCAGTTTGTAGTTGAAgtaaaaagcatttaaaatgGCGAGGGAAGGTGACCTTGTcccttattaaatttttgacgACACGTTTTCTTGCAAACACACTATGAACTGTGATATGCTAGCTCAATTAACCCGACTTCTGCCCACAAAAATAGTGGGTGGTATAAAATCTATCAGATAAAACACTTTTAACAGCTCACAAGTCTGTCACGATACATCGACTCACTTTAGGCATTTTTCTGGCGCAAATTTATTATTTGATGAAATTGTTTTGGGCATATCCGACATTTTGCAAAAGTAATCCGAGGGATCTCAGTTCGCGGTCCATTAACTATAATTCAATTGCAGCAAATCGTTTGCCCAACCGCGTATACCGTTTAAGCATTTTAACTACAAATTTTTAGATAAAATACGGCAATACGTTGTCTCCTGCTTGACATAGCTACTAAaagtgtttgtttaattttgtaaatggaCAGAGCAAATTGTTTGAAAGAGTCCATTAGTATGTTCGAAGTACATATGTCCGAGCACATCACCAAtcgacaaacaaaagaaatcatcgaACTGGTTGGAAGACCTTTTATCGACAGAGTACAAGAGTGTTAGTCTTGTGACAATTAACGAGCCTTGCTCGTTTCTTCGTTCTACTGAAACCATTAACATGTAAGATTCAAGAACGATgtaaaaaggtttatttttacAATATTACCTTTCATTTTCCACTCTTCCGGTTCTTAACCATTCTTTGTTAACTTATTTTTCAAGAGATGTTACAACACGTCTTTCAACCGGATTCATTACTGACTCTTCACAGTTTAGCTTTCCTTCAAATTTAATGTCTTTTAGTCAACTCGATGGCAGGCTGTCATTCATTGTCTTCATCTTACAAATAATTTGGAGTCCCATAAGCGATTTTCTCAACGCGTCTCAATTACTTATTCGAAACCAAAAGCTCTCGAAATAGAACTTGAAAACTCACTAGTCAAATACGTTTTTCTTTAACTTGATTTTGACAAACATGAACAATTTGAAATAATGATTATCAGGTTTCAGTTATTAGTCGAGTTAGTGATCTGGCCCATTTCTTGATTCATCAATTCTCAGAAATCTTTTCTACTTCGCctaatttaaaaatttgacTTGAGGTTGGAAAAGGTTAATTAAGACACAATGAAATTTTAGTGTTTACTTTGAAAAATGatgaaattgcttttaaaaatcagCGACCATTTAGACCATCAAGTTCGCCGAGTTTCATGTAAATAGAAATACAACGCAGCTTTCTTTTCGGAAACCGTTTATGCAAATAGTATGCAAACTTCCCTTTCGGAACTTAAGTATTTTTTAAGTCTCCTTTACAACAAAAGGCGTGTGGTTTCCTTAAAACTTGCGGTTACGTGTAGCGCTAATAGGACACAAGTAGTGTGAGCTTACATTCATGTAcgttattttaaagaaatgcATAACAGCTAGCCAGATCATGCCTGAAGACACCACTTTGGGGTTCCAGTTGTTCAATTTAACACAGCCCATACTAGAAATTACATGCAAACGCGTTTAAATTGAACGGAACAAGACGGAGTTCAACTTTCAAATCATCGTTCTCAAGCCGTGCACTTATAAAAGACTGATTACAATGCTCCATGTTCGAAAGAAACCACacataaataaaaacagttaaTAGCACTGTGAAACCCTAAAAGGCCGCAagctaaattattttcaaataataatgaAGCCCATTTGTTTACAATTAACTCTATCTGCTGTTTATGAAACAGGCACAAAGTTCTAATTTAGATTGGAAGCAACTTTTTATATCACTTGATAGTTTTTATGTGTTAGTAATACCCCTGCACTGACTTTGACTATAGAAAATTCCACCTATTATTAAATCATGAAAATTTGAACTCAAAACAAAGGGAAGACAATTCTATAAAACAAAGGCATCAATTCGAATAGTAGTAAAAGATATGGCTCCGAACAGATGGTcgcaaattgaaaatatttacTGTGTTAAGTGAACATATGTCGATCGAACTGCGAGTGGTGTAGTGAAGACGTCAGGAATAATTAAGACCACTACTAGTTGACTCTATATAACGTCTTTTCGGTTGGTAAAACTTGCCGTAGAATTTAATTGTCTCGCATATGAGGTCAGCTTTAACCAGTACTAAATACCAATATAATTTGGACATTTCACTGAGCTGTAAGTCTGGTGTCTTGTGATTGTGGTAACTATTTCGCGGACTCAGCCGTAAAAGGGTCTCGGAACTGTTAGatgtttgaaatattttctgtaaatagCTGGTTACTTCAGTTAATTGCCAACTACTGTGGCATAAAATTACTTTTATGATAGATTATCCTAGGAAATAACTACAGTCTTAGCGATTTAGTTTATAACTGGATCCGCCTGTCTTAGCGGCATTCTCCACTTCAATGAACTATCTTCAGCTAGCTAAAAAGTCCAAAACAAATACACCTCACGATGCGCGTGCGAACAAGTGGAGTTCATTTAAAGGGAGGTTTGTTTCTCAATTGCTTCCTGTCTGGGGCCATTTATTTTAGCTCCCAGCTCAAGAACCTTTACAATAGTTATTAAAGATTTGTCTATTGTTCAGAGATATGGTAGACCAGCAATTTCAAGACAATTCAAGGATTTTACCACCGTTTAGGAGCTCGTTAATAGTTTTCTTAATTTATGTAAGAACAAAACTATTGTATAGATAATTGTCATAATTCTCGTAGGatgaaaaaatgcaattaaACCAATCATAGAACTCCGTACAATATTACTTTTGCTCTCAAGTCCGTAGAGTGACAAAAAATGGTCAAATTTTGAAGCTGTGAGTTTATGTGTGTAAAATAAATAATCGGAAGAAGACTCCGCTAACCGCTCTCATCCAAGTCCGAACTTTTATCGTCATTGTCGACACAAATTTCCGACGATACACTATCTTTGTTGTCTGAATTGTCGCTTTGTGAATCCCTTTCGTTCTCATTGTTGTCTTCGCATATCTTCTCCTGCTTTTTCCACTTCGTTCTCCTGTTTTGAAACCAAATTTTGACTTGCGTTTCAGTTACATTAAGCAGAGAGGCCATATCGCTGCGCTCGGTGGCAGTCAGATATTTCTTCTCTTTGAATTGCTTTTCTAACTCGAAAATTTGTCTTCCCGTGAACGTTGTTCgagcttttttctttctgacTTTTTCTCTACCAGCTTTCCCTTTAAGTCTCTTGAGTTCCTTGGAATGAACTGTCGAAGACTCTATAAAGAGGAAGCAAGCGGAGAACCGTTTAGAAAATTGATCAGCATCGATTAACCCGCCACAAATTTCCGAGCCCATTAACGGAGCATGAAGACACCTACCTTTCGTATCTGATTTTGATTGCACCCGAATTTCCTTTTCCCTGCTATCGGGTGCCGAATCATTCAGCTCgttgtatttttgtttcacttctCTCTCTTTAACTCGACGCAATTTACCAGGCGGTTGTTCTTGTCGAGGGCAAGCGACTGTTGAGCTGTTCGGTTGGTGCCCCGAATGAAGCCCAAGTATGTTGGCCACAAAGTGTGGGGTAGGTTGCTTTGGAGAGCTGTTGTAAATATGTTGATGCCAAGTTCCAACAGAAGCCATGCTTCACAACTCTGGCGGTGGTTTAAGTGCTTTAATATCCGGATGAAATCGCGCTTGAATGCAGTCAAGTGATGTTATAACTTGTGGCAGCTTGAAACAATTGTCGCAAAACTGCTGAAGTTATCTGACAGGTTTAGGACAAAACAGACCATGAAAGGACTACCGCCTGTGTGAGTATGACATATCATATAAAATCAATAAGGCGATTGAATTGATGATAAAGGCAATTAGCAAAATTTGCTGACAAATACAGGCGTCATtttaacttctaaaaccacTTTCTATTGGTTCTCACGATAAACGATATTTCATTGCACTTAGTCATTGGTTCGTGAGCTAGATGGACCCAGCGGCCATTTACAAGGATGTTTAATCGCTAATTTGGATAATTTTCATGTCAATCAAATTCCTGTGTTTTTAAACATAGCTTGCTCGAACCAGAAGCTTAATTGATAATGGGCAAGATTTCCCAGATGTTGGATTTAGACAAGTTCTAGGCTTATCAGAGGCGTGTTGTCAAGGCTAGGCCTTAATAGATTTGTTCTCGCAGTCTAGGAGATCTGACAAATCATTCCGGAGCGAAATGTTTTGCGTTGAGTTTTGTCACCTCACAAACATCTGGTAAAATGATCAACAGCATTTTTCGCTAATGTGTTTCATATTGGCGACAAATTTAAGGAAAGGAATTTACTTCTTGTTGTTCAGCGATCTTCAACGCATCGAAACTGAACTTCGTCGTTCGTTGCAAGATTAAATAAATCCCTTCCGACAAGATTcgtattcaaaataatttagGGCGTTAAAAATCCAAAGCCTTTTCAATGTCTCAGTTGGTCAAAGCCTAGGATTATCTATTTATAAGCGTTGCTTAACGGACCAAGGGGAAATAAAATTACGAAGGTGTGAAAGTGGCGTTAAATTTCGCACCTCAACGATTGCCCAAGTTGTTTTTTATGAGGGTTTGATGTTTACATGGAAATTCACTTTACATTCTATCTCTTGTTTTATCAGCGGCCCTTTGCTGAACTCAAAATTCCGAACATATAAAATGACAAGGGAAAATATGGAAATGCCTATTAACGCTGTAACATATGCTGTGGACGCTGATGTGAAATACAGCAGTCATTAGAGAACACAGCATAAACCACGAAATTGATAACCTTTTGAAAGCATCCACCTTTGTTCTTTCAGTCTGTTTGCATGCTCATGATTATTTCTACTACTTCTTTTCCAAACCAGTTGCAATATATTCACAGTCGAGCATGGCTTTCCAACCCAGAATGATTTTATAATTGCATATTAaagtttttgtcatttttttggaGTGGCTCAGTTGTCTTGGTAGTTACTTTGCTTATTAATCTTTCATAGAAAACACCTCATTCAATCTTTTCGTGTCAGTGTTGCGTTTGCACAAGCCTCTGTTACCAGGCGAGGGCGATATGTTAACTTCTAACATTCaaattttgttaacttttgaGCTTCGATTCTAAAGTGTTAAAATATTAAGTCGCACTGAAATCTGCAGATACATCACAGATTttagattttcattttaaaatggaGACTCCAATTACGGAAACAGCAATACTCTAGTTTCAGTATTATATATATTGCTGCACACGACGTAATCAACTACAAGGTTTTCTGGCCTTCGAAGATTTAGACGGACTTAAACCTTTCTTGTAATAGTGATAAAGGGTGGTAGTGTAACTTACGAGCCGGCGGGTTAAGTTCCAGTCCACAGTTAAAGCGTCAGTGCAACTTAAGAacttattagggagtttaaacAAACCGACGGGGACGGGAACGGGAACGGGaacgaaaacaacaacttccCTTTCTGCAACGCAACGGGCATCACATTTTTTAGTACAATTCTTCGCCGTCACTGgactaaaacgtgaaacttTCCAACCtgacgttttatagaggactTAAAGACCTTAAAGACTCGACGATAAATCAGTCTTCTTTCTTTGAAACTTTGATGCCTGCCTgaaaattcaactccaggaaaatcaGCCAACAATTGACCTATTCAGCCAGTTGAGATAACCGTCACAATAAATGACGTTTTCGATGCTATCCCCGTCCTGGCTGCTTAAACTTCCTACTGTCGGTCGCTCCAGCTAAATCTCCCAGGGGTAATGGTTGTATCTGTGCTCCGTGGAACGTTTGACCCCTGAGTCAAAGAAAGAATCATGACTCATTAACAGCATATATTATTTTTGGAGCATCAATTTAGTCGCTTTTAATCAATTAACAGTATTCGTTACTCGAGGAAGACACAAGACTGCCCGACTCTCCAGTGTACTCTTGAGAAAGCACAGACTAAGTTTAAATGGCTGAGAATTGAAGCGCCTAAGGGCAGATCTCATTTAGCGAGCCCATGATTGTCATACGTGGTGTTACGTCAAGTCTTGAACTCTTTTATTTCAGTTGAGACAGAAAATGTAATGAAATAGCCCTCCTCGTGCCTATTCTCGTACATGCAGTATTGACACTATTCTCCACTGCACCCCGAAAGCTAAATTGCTGGTTCCCGGCCCTAAATTAAGAAACGTTATGTTTTTATCTATCTACAGACACGGAAAGTATCGACTGCCCCTGAGACTGGCCGCCCCTGGTGAAAATGAGAACTCCAGAACTGAAGAATGCACCGTATTCCCAAAGGAGGTCTTTAGAAATTAAGCACTGCATTGAGCGAATATTCATTTGGTTGTTTTCGGTCAATTAACTGTCTCCGTGGCTCGAGGGAAAGACGAGACACGAGTAGCGGTACAAAGTGGCAGTTGCGCCTTTCTCCTGTTTACTGAGAAAGCACAGACTAATTATATATATAAACGTTGTGAAGGGCTGAAGGGCGTAAGCCAGGGGCAGATCATCATTGAGCGCGCCCATGATTATCACCAGATACTTGTCAAGTCTTGAACTATTTTACTTTAATTGAGCCAGAAAATGTCATGAAATGTGGTGCAAATGTCTTCCTCTCGGTAGCCAATAGTACTCACCCTCCCTGACCACAATAATTTTAACAGTGATCCGCCTTATGATTTCAGTCtctaaattaaagaaattaccgaattttttttaaatataacaCTCCCTTTATATTTCTATGCACGAAAGAAGCAAAATTCAGCTTTTTACAACTTCAGAATATGCCGGGTTTTCTACACAGAACTATAATTATCTCCCTCTACAACTTTTTTGAACAAGTACCTGATAGAATGACAGTTCAGTGGTTTTATCTACGGAGAGAGAAAGATCACGCTGACCTGAGATCGCCCAAATTAGTTATATAACTAGGTCATGTAACTGGCTCTTATTCTTGCAGAATTTTTGTAGCTATTGTTATTGTGAGAATGAAATATTGATTTTATGCAAGACAAAAGAAAAGGCTAGCGTTGGGTTtatttttcggggggggggggcgggttggggttaccctttttttttataaatatgCAATTCATGTACCCTTACTAAAACTGTACAAAATTGACacctattttagttcatgggataAATCAAGATGATGAAATTCCACACCACTAGTCTactcaaaaaagacaaaaacaactaTAGCTGTTAATTAGTTCATTCATTTATTCTCACAGTTCGATCTATGGATCATTTAGTCGATCACCTGGTTAATTTCACCGATTCTTAACACTGAACGATAAAGGTATTGACATCGTTTAATTTCAGAGTTCAATTCATAGCATTATGAAATTTAAATGTCAGAGAGATAATGTCGTTGCAGCGAGTGACTGGTTTTAGGTGGTGGTCATATCACGGAACAAGACTGAAATCGGCAAATTTAGGAATTGAATGCAACGAACCTTTCTCTCAGCAAACCTTGAGTTTTCAACTCCGGAACGAGCCTAACACATAAAAACGTAAACGTATTCCTTTCTGGACTAAGACATAACCCTATTATTTGTACCC
This window encodes:
- the LOC140933778 gene encoding uncharacterized protein, giving the protein MASVGTWHQHIYNSSPKQPTPHFVANILGLHSGHQPNSSTVACPRQEQPPGKLRRVKEREVKQKYNELNDSAPDSREKEIRVQSKSDTKESSTVHSKELKRLKGKAGREKVRKKKARTTFTGRQIFELEKQFKEKKYLTATERSDMASLLNVTETQVKIWFQNRRTKWKKQEKICEDNNENERDSQSDNSDNKDSVSSEICVDNDDKSSDLDESG